One genomic window of Daphnia pulex isolate KAP4 chromosome 12, ASM2113471v1 includes the following:
- the LOC124208803 gene encoding transcription factor RFX4-like, translated as MMETRILMSSSTSSASNSSNYEEMMLNRKESSSVHHHHHQRSNNSSSVTAIGAGGGNGGHHHHHHHSHHNQTTQLPPSLTVQMRPHSTPATLLWLEENYEMAQGVCVPRNTLYLHYVDFCSKHGMTPVNAASFGKIIRQQFPQLTTRRLGTRGQSRYHYYGIAIRENSAYYELVYSKKGLQATEDIRKDHLRQMPSSCSGNQQGGMSSSSSARSLTSSTSAVGTSGGGMPVSVAVAQAATAVALATRLPEFPNLRDLCLPPGGISGGVPEERVATFIVMYRAHCQRLLDTIIRGSFQEVQTFLLHYWQGMPPHLVGVLGSHVVVNIVGVCDSILYRSVCSILMSSVIRGLPENLIQMIRKFASELDSWLQAALEDLPENLRAVKIDLARHFCHMLRRQSSLNQLFGTVRLALHDPQVNSVLLHDWQRQDLHAMAKSALQAVSNFHLGDHSQQFRKRRSTDTQSINPATVEFIAAFGGEFERLLAEQAPLEAYTEWVESIVDRCVLQQRGHHRSRPASSLRHSIRQFLLVWMAFSGRLLRELTAQTAAGFETFHLMRIMVDDYFLYLVELLHVDDRARELMRNITLDIPPEYLDTDYEGFLATVFANFDVSPELAGLGSDHSSSANRHLTVGEPHYAEVVTDEANHMETGSPSSQQQQVIVVNNTSNNDYNGLPTESTSDTGASDETFTGYDYATNVRLANGYKFTSGGGPTNTGVYTSYPATNTPPAASHQLSYYPSTGFGDVSTSAEQYTNGSYNAAYQQFHIRRDFSTEVIHHQVHSCSTSGGGSTGFYPPEHQQSPLVITPTTGTNYVTTAGSGDYYGTVYDVTSSASSSSSTSVYGDLNDQNHSKLKKNETVIAQQSSSIINSQAQPETECGGKAPETNTSSNFHISSEPYIRS; from the exons ATGATGGAGACGCGGATCCTgatgtcgtcgtcgacttCGTCTGCCAGCAATAGCAGCAATTACGAAG AAATGATGCTGAACCGGAAGGAATCATCGTCggtacatcatcatcaccaccaaaGAAGCAACAACTCTTCGTCAGTGACGGCCATCGGTGCCGGCGGTGGTAATGGgggacatcatcatcatcaccatcattCCCATCACAATCAAACGACTCAACTTCCTCCGTCGTTGACCGTACAGATGAGGCCTCACTCAACGCCGGCCACTCTCCTCTGGCTGGAAGAGAATTATGAAATGGCTCAAGGAGTTTGCGTTCCACGCAACACCCTTTACCTCCACTACGTCGATTTCTGTTCCAAACATGGCATGACACCCGTCAATGCCGCTTCTTTCGGCAAG ataATCCGGCAGCAGTTTCCGCAATTGACAACCCGCCGTTTGGGAACGAGAGGCCAATCACGCTATCATTATTACGGGATCGCTATACGAGAGAACTCTGCTTATTACGAGCTCGTGTACTCTAAGAAAGGCCTACAAGC GACTGAAGATATTCGAAAGGATCATCTGAGACAG ATGCCTTCCTCTTGTTCGGGAAACCAGCAAGGAggaatgtcgtcgtcgtcgtctgcaAGATCTTTGACATCATCGACCTCGGCGGTGGGTACGAGCGGTGGCGGGATGCCGGTTTCAGTGGCAGTGGCTCAAGCGGCCACGGCCGTCGCCCTGGCCACCCGCCTACCCGAGTTCCCTAATTTACGTGATTTGTGTCTACCGCCGGGTGGCATCAGTGGGGGCGTACCCGAGGAGCGCGTGGCTACATTTATTGTAATGTACCGTGCACACTGTCAGCGACTCCTTGACACGATTATTCGGGGCAGTTTCCAAGAA GTGCAAACATTCCTGCTGCATTACTGGCAAGGCATGCCGCCTCACTTGGTTGGTGTCCTAGGAAGTCACGTGGTCGTCAACATTGTCGGCGTCTGCGACTCGATCCTTTACCGCTCTGTGTGCAGCATCCTCATGTCTTCTGTTATTCGA GGATTGCCGGAGAATTTGATCCAAATGATTCGCAAATTTGCTTCCGAACTGGATTCTTGGCTTCAAGCCGCTTTGGAGGACTTGCCGGAAAATTTGCGTGCCGTCAAAATCGATc TTGCTCGACATTTTTGTCACATGCTCAGGAGACAAAGTTCCCTCAATCAGCTTTTTGGGACGGTGCGGTTAGCTTTACACGATCCGCAAGTCAACAGCGTTTTGCTTCACGATTGGCAACGTCAGGATCTTCACGCCATGGCCAAAAGCGCACTGCAGGCCGTCAGCAATTTTCATTTGGGAGATCACAGCCAACAGTTTCGTAAACGTCGTTCGACAGATACCCAATCCATCAATCCGGCCACCGTTGAATTTATTGCTGCCT TCGGCGGCGAGTTTGAACGCTTGTTGGCGGAGCAGGCGCCGTTGGAAGCCTACACTGAATGGGTGGAGTCGATTGTGGATCGGTGCGTCCTCCAACAGCGCGGCCATCATCGCAGCAGACCCGCCTCTTCGTTGCGCCACTCGATCCGCCAGTTTCTCCTTGTATGGATGGCTTTTAGCGGCCGTTTGCTGCGTGAGTTGACCGCACAGACCGCTGCCGGATTCG AAACGTTTCATTTGATGCGCATCATGGTGGACGATTATTTCCTGTACCTGGTCGAGTTGTTGCACGTTGACGACCGAGCTCGTGAGCTCATGCGTAACATCACACTCGACATTCCGCCAGAATACCTGGACACTGACtatgaag GTTTCCTAGCCACCGTTTTTGCCAATTTTGATGTTTCACCAGAACTGGCTGGCCTCGGTTCGGATCATTCATCTTCCGCCAATCGCCATCTGACCGTGGGTGAACCACATTACGCTGAAGTCGTGACGGACGAAGCCAATC ACATGGAAACCGGAAGtcccagcagccagcagcaacaagtGATTGTGGTCAACAATACCAGCAACAATGATTACAACGGTCTACCGACCGAATCTACTTCTGACACTGGAGCATCAGATGAAACGTTCACGGGCTATGACTACGCAACCAACGTCAGGCTTGCCAATGGATACAAATTCACAAGTGGCGGTGGGCCTACCAATACCGGAGTGTATACGAGCTATCCGGCGACTAATACTCCGCCTGCAGCATCTCATCAA TTGAGTTATTATCCGAGTACTGGCTTTGGCGATGTCTCAACGTCGGCCGAACAGTATACTAATGGCTCGTACAACGCAGCCTATCAGCAATTCCACATCCGACGGGACTTTAGCACCGAAGTTATCCATCATCAGGTGCACAGCTGTTCAACTTCGGGTGGAGGTTCTACCGGATTTTATCCGCCTGAACATCAGCAATCGCCACTGGTAATCACACCAACAACAGGCACAAATTACGTCACCACTGCCGGAAGCGGTGACTATTACGGGACGGTCTATGATGTCACGTCGTCCGCTTCGTCCAGCAGTAGCACATCTGTATACGGAGACCTAAACGACCAGAATCATTCAAA attgaagaaaaatgaaactgtcATAGCACAACAGTCGTCAAGTATCATTAATAGCCAGGCACAACCTGAGACGGAATGTGGAGGTAAAGCGCCTGAAACAAATACTTCAAgcaattttcatatttcctCAGAGCCCTACATTCGTTCATAA
- the LOC124209997 gene encoding lipid droplet-associated hydrolase-like, with protein sequence MEEGYVDINSVPTRVISMGGWIVGQPIKKKHLIIVIPGNPGLIGYYEHFMKSLYDELLGEYVIWGLGHAGHDFPNNVTMPSVNDKPELFTLDGQVNHKINFVDTYVPAGVNLHFIGHSIGAKICVELVKRYRSKHNAAAYLLFPTLERMAQTPSGRKLWPILGPLRKVVVFAASLLHRLPESWLTPVVEWAIRSKGSHLAIESSTSSGSAPSAVHVNVRTTMRLLHPQALERSLFMAHDELKVVGELNADDIRLHSDRLVLYFGTKDHWCPMEYCQNLQRQVPEARAIVCPHGFEHAFVLQSSQQMATIVSGWIKDLS encoded by the exons atggaagaaggTTATGTAGACATTAACAGCGTACCAACCCGAGTAATATCCATGGGTGGTTGGATCGTAGGGcaacccattaaaaaaaagcatttgatTATTGTAATtccag GTAATCCAGGGTTAATTGGCTACTATGAACATTTCATGAAATCACTTTATGATGAATTACTCGGTGAATATGTGATATGGGGTCTAGGCCATGCAGGACATGATTTTCCCAACAATGTAACAATGCCAAGTGTAAAtg ataaaccAGAGCTATTCACTCTTGATGGACAAGTGAATCacaaaatcaactttgttgACACTTATGTCCCTGCTGGTGTCAATTTACACTTTATCGGACACTCCATCGGCGCCAAAATTTGTGTAGAACTTGTAAAAAGATATCGGAGTAAACACAACGCCGCTGCCTACTTATTATTTCCTACTCTGGAGAGAATGGCCCAGACTCCTAGTGGAAGAAAGTTGTGGCCTATCTTAGGCCCGCTGAGAAAAGTTGTCGTATTTGCTGCGTCATTGCTTCATCGGTTACCTGAGTCCTGGTTAACACCGGTCGTCGAATGGGCCATAC GTTCGAAAGGAAGTCATTTGGCCATCGAAAGTTCGACGTCATCGGGTAGTGCGCCGTCTGCAGTTCACGTAAACGTGAGAACGACCATGAGGCTGCTACACCCACAAGCCTTAGAACGGTCTTTGTTCATGGCTCACGACGAGCTCAAAGTGGTGGGTGAATTGAACGCCGACGATATTCGTCTTCACAGCGACAG GCTAGTCCTGTATTTCGGAACCAAAGATCACTGGTGCCCTATGGAGTACTGTCAAAATTTGCAGCGCCAAGTCCCCGAAGCCAGGGCCATTGTCTGCCCACACGGATTCGAGCACGCATTCGTCCTGCAATCCAGCCAACAGATGGCCACTATCGTCAGTGGATGGATCAAAGATCTTTCGTAG
- the LOC124209995 gene encoding carnitine O-palmitoyltransferase 2, mitochondrial-like, translated as MFKCKKSFFVNNVTFFTRRSVINVVPSIQCKNYSSDNERYLHKSKVPTMHFQPSLPRLPIPSLEETCQRYLNAQLPLLDPTHFEDTKKLVANFQLEEGKELNQKLIAQDKANKHTSYITGSWFDMYLRDRQPIVLNYNPFISYVDDPKTAYNDQVIRAANFLISAIRFRETMNAGLLEPEVYHMNPKKSDTDTFRKVVRMLPSSLSWYGAYFYKAFPLDMSQYSSLFNSTRIPEIGKDRLARFEKAKHVLVMRGGHFYVFDVLDKDGNLLEPLDIYACLKWIQQDPISPSRDPIGYLTAENRDTWAKARRLLMENNSSQMEAIDSALFNLVLDDVGTDNDPVKISKLFLHGNGANRWFDKSFSLIVARDGKAAVNFEHSWGDGVAVMRFINESHKDSIEKPRVHPHEVAGMLPRRDVDPSHHVRRLEFQLSDQLKTAVSDARQHFDQMTGPLAVDLFIYEGFSKHFCKEKQVSPDAMMQLGFQVAYQLQNGGTCATYESCSTAAFKHGRTETIRPCTSQTTAFSRAITSSSGKHSLPELRAMIADCSKVHGQLTKEAAMGKGFDRHLFALKYLAQQQSLPIPALYQDPAYAAINHNILSTSTLGSPAVELGGFAPVVHDGYGLGYSIQDNRLGAVVTTYPPHRCGSDFVSCLQSAFRRIEDVLRQKM; from the exons atgtttaaatgcaAGAAATCATTCTTCGTTAATAATGTTACATTCTTTACGAGACGTAGCGTGATAAATGTTGTACCTTCTATTCAATGCAAAAACTACTC GTCTGATAATGAAAGATATTTACACAAGTCAAAAGTTCCAACAATGCACTTTCAACCTTCTCTACCCCGTCTCCCAATCCCAAGTCTCGAGGAAACCTGCCAGCGTTATCTGAATGCTCAATTACCTTTACTAGATCCTACACATTTTGAGGACACAAAAAAGTTGGTTGCCAACTTCCAGTTAGAGGAGGGAAAAG AGCTCAACCAAAAACTAATTGCGCAAGATAAAGCCAACAAGCACACAAGTTACATTACTGGGTCATGGTTTGACATGTATTTGAGAGATCGTCAACCTATTGTTTTGAACTACAACCCATTTATTTCATATGTTGATGATCCAAAGACAGCCTACAATGATCAAGTTATCAGAGCTGCTAATTTCCTGATCTCAGCTAtcag GTTCAGGGAAACCATGAATGCTGGTCTACTTGAACCTGAAGTTTATCACATGAACCCAAAAAAGAGCGACACTGATACGTTCCGCAAAGTTGTTCGCATGCTGCCATCCTCGCTGTCGTGGTACGGCGCCTACTTTTACAAA GCTTTTCCATTGGATATGTCTCAGTATTCCAGCTTGTTCAATTCAACTCGAATTCCAGAAATTGGCAAAGATCGCCTCGCTCGTTTCGAGAAAGCAAAACATGTTCTGGTAATGCGAGGCGGTCATTTCTACGTATTCGACGTTTTGGACAAAGATG GAAACCTGTTGGAACCACTAGATATCTACGCTTGTTTAAAGTGGATCCAGCAGGATCCGATTTCACCTTCCCGGGATCCGATTGGTTATTTAACGGCGGAAAATCGCGACACGTGGGCTAAAGCCCGTCGACTTTTGATGGAAAACAATAGCAGTCAGATGGAAGCTATCGACAGCGCTTTGTTTAACTTGGTATTGGACGACGTTGGTACCGACAACGATCCAGTCAAAATATCCAAGCTGTTTCTCCACGGCAACGGGGCTAACCg GTGGTTCgacaaatctttttctcttatcgtTGCTCGGGACGGCAAGGCTGCCGTCAATTTCGAGCATTCATGGGGGGATGGAGTGGCTGTGATGAGATTTATAAACGAGTCGCACAAAGATTCGATCGAAAAACCTCGAGTACACCCCCACGAAGTCGCCGGGATGCTTCCACGTCGCGACGTCGATCCGTCACATCATGTCAGACGTCTTG AATTTCAACTGAGTGATCAGCTCAAAACGGCAGTCAGTGACGCTCGGCAGCATTTCGATCAAATGACGGGCCCTCTGGCAGTCGACTTATTTATCTACGAGGGTTTTAGTAAACACTTTTGCAAGGAAAAGCAAGTCAGCCCAGACGCAATGATGCAGCTAGGCTTTCAG GTGGCCTATCAACTACAGAATGGCGGTACATGTGCCACCTACGAGTCATGCAGTACTGCCGCCTTCAAGCACGGACGGACGGAAACGATTCGACCGTGTACTTCACAGACTACTGCCTTCAGCCGTGCCATTACCTCTTCTTCGGGCAAGCATAGTCTGCCGGAATTGCGTGCCATGATCGCCGATTGTTCGAAAGTTCACGGCCAGTTGACTAAAGAAGCAGCCATGG GTAAGGGGTTCGACCGTCATTTGTTTGCCCTTAAATATCTGGCCCAGCAACAGTCATTGCCCATCCCAGCTTTGTATCAAGATCCAGCTTATGCGGCCATCAATCATAACATTCTATCAACGTCAACCCTGGGAAGTCCGGCGGTCGAGCTGGGTGGATTCGCCCCGGTCGTCCACGATGGATATGGACTCGG GTACTCGATCCAGGACAACCGACTGGGCGCTGTGGTGACCACTTACCCCCCACACCGATGCGGCTCGGATTTCGTTTCATGTTTACAGTCTGCCTTCCGCCGGATCGAAGATGTCTTGCGCCAGAAGATGTGA
- the LOC124209996 gene encoding Na(+)/H(+) exchange regulatory cofactor NHE-RF2-like, producing the protein MDAIPPDAPAPRLCHVIKRPDFEGFGFNLFAGKVKTGQFIGKVDAGSPAEDAGLKPGDRIIEVNGVHIGVENHKQVVQRIKLRPNETELLVVDDETDEYYASRGLTIKSTNSNVIRKRSSPAPEPARKISSSSSESESEQQKQAARLQQQQQQQQAYVTNGQRRESSSSEGEDWSNAPAPRLCHVIKWNENDGFGFHLLADKKRKGQFIGKVDAGSAAEAAGLKLSDRIVEVNGHNVVEETHKQVVQRIKAVVNETKLLVIDPQGQLYYAERNITITSSMPNVQKMRTPATPPQRINNRPDNLKLAVTTATAITETNGSSMAPPTKSSLKRVSSAPAPRLCHIIKWRQDAGYGFHLLADKKRVGHFIGKVDPNTPASAGGLKVGDRIIEVNGHNVVNETHKQIVERIKSVSNETKLLVLDPEADLYYRERDIMVSSSQSNVVLIKTPAAPRATNESSDDDDDYEVKLRSKGSRSPPSRSSVSPLTSPTSPTRPLSMATIAAAANSGLNLNMSAAQLRARLAAQKKYDPKREAMDLRRKHEIIQTM; encoded by the exons CGGTAAAGTGAAAACGGGCCAATTTATTGGCAAAGTGGACGCTGGATCGCCAGCTGAAGATGCTGGGCTCAAACCGGGCGACCGCATTATTGAAGTCAACGGCGTTCACATCGGCGTCGAAAACCACAAACAG gttGTCCAGCGGATCAAGTTACGTCCCAACGAGACGGAATTATTGGTTGTCGACGACGAGACGGACGAATATTACGCCAGTCGCGGATTGACCATAAAGAGCACCAACTCGAACGTCATCCGCAAAAGGAGTTCGCCAGCACCGGAGCCGGCCAGAAAAATATCAAGTTCCTCTTCGGAGAGCGAGTCCGAACAACAGAAACAAGCCGCCcgtctacaacaacaacaacaacaacaacaagcttACGTGACAAACGGCCAGAGACGGGAATCCAGTTCGTCTGAGGGAGag GATTGGAGCAACGCACCTGCGCCACGCTTATGCCACGTCATCAAGTGGAACGAGAATGATGGTTTCGGATTCCACCTGCTGGCCGATAAAAAGCGCAAG GGCCAGTTTATCGGCAAAGTCGACGCTGGATCTGCGGCTGAAGCGGCCGGATTGAAGCTGAGCGACAGGATCGTGGAAGTGAACGGACACAACGTGGTGGAGGAAACACACAAGCAAGTGGTTCAGCGGATCAAAGCCGTTGTCAACGAAACGAAATTGCTGGTCATCGATCCACAGGGGCAGCTGTATTACGCCGAGCGCAATATTACCATCACCTCATCCATGCCAAATGTCCAGAAGATGAGAACTCCAGCCACGCCACCTCAGCGAATAAATAATAGACCGGATAACTTGAAATTGGCcgtcacaacagcaacagcaatcaCGGAAACCAACGGCTCATCCATGGCACCTCCTACCAAATCATCCCTCAAG agagTTAGCTCGGCTCCGGCTCCTCGTTTGTGTCACATCATCAAATGGAGGCAGGATGCAGGCTACGGATTCCATTTGTTGGCTGATAAGAAACGTGTCG gtcactTTATCGGTAAAGTGGATCCGAACACGCCAGCCAGTGCAGGAGGACTGAAAGTTGGCGATCGTATCATCGAAGTTAACGGTCACAACGTGGTCAACGAGACCCACAAACAG ATTGTGGAGCGAATTAAATCCGTTTCCAACGAGACGAAATTGCTGGTGCTCGATCCCGAAGCGGACCTTTATTATCGCGAGCGTGACATCATGGTGAGCTCGTCGCAAAGCAACGTCGTTCTTATCAAAACGCCGGCCGCCCCACGGGCCACCAATGAATCGTCGGACGATGATGACGACTACGAGGTGAAACTTCGCTCCAAAGGATCTCGG tcACCTCCATCGCGATCTTCCGTCTCCCCATTAACGTCGCCAACTTCGCCCACTCGTCCGCTCTCAATGGCGACGATAGCAGCTGCCGCTAATTCCGGATTGAACTTGAACATGTCGGCTGCCCAACTTCGAGCCCGGCTGGCGGCCCAGAAGAAATACGATCCCAAACGGGAGGCTATGGACTTGCGTCGCAAGCACGAAATCATCCAAACCATGTGA